A region of Lycium barbarum isolate Lr01 chromosome 3, ASM1917538v2, whole genome shotgun sequence DNA encodes the following proteins:
- the LOC132632112 gene encoding uncharacterized protein LOC132632112 isoform X1, which produces MGSFSDDEGEGEGECRFFDAPDTISQVSDSDSGCNCNPIPEIDNGISYDEWIKTPTSVVERRRQFRCWLGLSVDGMSGEDDPVDICASSDLSNGEIERITESSGAVLRTSVFKDEFSSYESCVPGLCGETVDSSNENFLCRNGNAEAETDCQQSNDRVVRLERLLMSREPEKSNSPCVSPVIGKLRHGELDKNGESPKKLNGVKSRFLSRLRSFTCVANGEGGCHDSMDNSPNLVQRSRVRRVKVRHCKKRLKELSALFMGQDIQAHEGSILSMKFSLDGQYLASAGEDKIVRVWQVVEDERSNEVDIPELDPSCMYFTVNHLSQLAPLATEKEINSSKLKGLKKTTDSACVIFPPKVFRILEKPLHVFQGHTGEILDLSWSKNNQCLLSSSTDKTVRLWQVGNDLCLRVFSHSNYVTCIQFNPVNDEYFISGSIDGKVRIWAVNSGQVMDWTDIRDIVTAVSYRPDGKGGIIGCMAGSCRFFSLEGHEIQLKEQMCLATKKKSICKRITGFQFLPQDPSKVMVTCADSHVRILDGINVIGKYKGQRTAGNHLTATFTSDGKHIISASEDSNVYVWNCDIPKDYVSQPKVVRSSEFCSSDSSIAIPWSGLKTVNSDNGRHSGGLIQSSNNTLPFITSPYLSLGSELFLEAIPKGSATWPEEKLPMSSPRSVSSSGMCKSEYKFLKSSCQSSSNSHAWGLVIVTAGYDGRIRSFHNYGLPLPL; this is translated from the exons ATGGGTAGTTTCAGTGATgatgaaggagaaggagaaggcgAATGTCGATTTTTCGATGCCCCGGATACCATTTCCCAGGTTTCTGATTCGGATTCGGGTTGTAACTGCAACCCGATTCCTGAAATTGACAATGGTATTAGCTATGATGAGTGGATTAAAACTCCCACAAGTGTAGTTGAAAGGCGTAGGCAATTCCGTTGTTGGTTGGGATTAAGTGTAGATGGAATGTCTGGAGAAGATGATCCAGTAGATATATGTGCAAGTTCTGATTTATCTAATGGAGAGATTGAAAGAATTACGGAGAGTAGTGGAGCCGTATTACGGACTTCAGTTTTTAAGGACGAATTTTCTTCTTACGAGTCTTGTGTGCCTGGTTTGTGTGGGGAAACTGTGGATTCATCAAATGAGAATTTCTTATGTAGAAATGGCAATGCTGAGGCAGAGACTGATTGCCAGCAAAGTAATGACAGAGTTGTTAGATTGGAACGACTGCTCATGTCTCGTGAGCCTGAGAAATCGAACTCTCCATGTGTGTCCCCCGTGATTGGGAAACTTCGACATGGAGAATTGGATAAAAATGGAGAAAGTCCGAAGAAACTGAATGGAGTTAAGAGTCGGTTTTTAAGCAGGCTACGTTCATTTACGTGCGTAGCAAATGGTGAAGGGGGATGTCATGATTCGATGGACAACAGTCCCAACCTTGTTCAGAGGTCTAGAGTTCGGAGGGTTAAAGTTCGCCATTGTAAGAAGCGGTTGAAGGAACTCTCTGCTCTTTTCATGGGGCAGGATATCCAGGCTCACGAGGGTTCGATTTTATCTATGAAATTCAGTCTTGATGGGCAGTACCTAGCTAGTGCTGGTGAAGATAAGATTGTCCGGGTGTGGCAAGTGGTTGAAGATGAGAGATCCAATGAAGTTGATATTCCAGAGTTGGATCCCTCATGTATGTATTTCACGGTGAATCATCTTTCTCAGCTGGCTCCTCTGGCGACAGAGAAAGAGATAAATAGTAGTAAGTTGAAGGGCCTTAAGAAAACAACAGATTCTGCCTGTGTCATTTTCCCACCAAAGGTCTTCCGAATTCTGGAAAAACCACTGCATGTGTTCCAAGGGCATACTGGGGAGATATTGGATCTCTCATGGTCAAAGAATAAT CAGTGTTTGCTCTCATCATCAACAGACAAAACTGTTCGTCTGTGGCAAGTTGGAAATGATCTGTGCCTCAGGGTTTTTTCACATAGTAATTATG TGACTTGTATACAATTTAACCCGGTGAATGATGAATACTTCATCAGTGGATCAATAGATGGGAAAGTTCGAATTTGGGCCGTTAACAGCGGTCAAGTAATGGATTGGACAGATATCAGAGACATAGTGACTGCTGTTTCCTATCGTCCTGATGGAAAG GGTGGGATTATTGGCTGTATGGCAGGCAGTTGCCGTTTTTTCAGTTTAGAAG GTCATGAAATCCAATTAAAGGAGCAGATGTGCTTGGCCACTAAAAAGAAGTCAATTTGCAAAAGGATTACTGGCTTTCAG TTTCTTCCACAAGACCCATCTAAAGTAATGGTTACTTGTGCTGACTCTCATGTCAGAATCCTAGATGGCATCAATGTTATCGGCAAGTACAAAG GCCAGCGAACTGCAGGAAACCATCTCACTGCCACTTTCACTTCTGATGGAAAGCATATTATCTCTGCCTCTGAAGATTCTAATGTCTATGTATGGAACTGCGACATTCCCAAAGATTATGTATCTCAGCCTAAAGTGGTGAGGTCATCTGAGTTCTGCTCCAGTGATTCCTCCATTGCAATACCTTGGTCTGGCTTGAAAACTGTAAATTCAGATAATGGACGGCATTCTGGAGgacttattcaaagttcaaataaCACATTACCCTTCATTACCTCTCCTTATCTTTCCTTGGGTAGTGAGTTGTTCCTTGAGGCAATTCCAAAGGGATCGGCAACTTGGCCTGAAGAGAAGCTTCCCATGTCAAGTCCTCGGTCTGTGTCTTCTTCTGGGATGTGCAAATCTGAATACAAGTTTCTGAAAAGTTCTTGCCAGAGTTCATCCAATTCTCATGCATGGGGTTTAGTCATTGTTACTGCTGGCTACGATGGGCGAATAAGGTCATTTCATAATTATGGATTGCCTTTGCCACTTTGA
- the LOC132631213 gene encoding uncharacterized protein LOC132631213 has product MEALSKMMDRAVNGDLLKGFDAYFRHNNVTVTQLLFVDDTLVFYDADVVQLDHLHQILNWFQVVSVLKINLSKCEITPVGLVDSIEELAQVLNCKVGTLSISYLGLLLGASSKDIAVWNSVIERVEKRLAGWQKRYLLKGGHKVLIKSTLSSIPTYFMSLLQALGKVTERMERLQCKFLWDTAEVVRNIIL; this is encoded by the coding sequence ATGGAAGCGTTGAGTAAGATGATGGATAGGGCGGTCAATGGAGATCTTCTGAAGGGTTTTGATGCTTATTTTAGACATAACAACGTGACAGTTACACAACTACTATTCGTTGATGATACGTTGGTGTTCTATGATGCAGATGTGGTCCAACTAGATCATTTGCATCAGATCCTTAATTGGTTCCAGGTTGTATCAGTCCTTAAGATTAATCTCAGCAAATGTGAGATCACTCCGGTAGGGTTGGTGGATAGCATTGAGGAGTTGGCGCAAGTGTTGAATTGTAAGGTGGGTACTCTTTCTATTAGCTACTTGGGTCTTCTATTGGGTGCTTCTAGTAAAGATATTGCAGTGTGGAATTCGGTGATCGAAAGAGTAGAGAAGCGGCTTGCGGGTTGGCAAAAGAGGTACTTGTTGAAAGGGGGACATAAAGTATTGATCAAGAGCACTCTCTCCAGCATTCCTACTTATTTCATGTCACTTTTGCAGGCTCTTGGCAAAGTGACGGAAAGGATGGAAAGACTTCAATGTAAATTTTTGTGGGACACAGCGGAAGTAGTACGAAACATCATCTTGTGA
- the LOC132632112 gene encoding uncharacterized protein LOC132632112 isoform X2: MGSFSDDEGEGEGECRFFDAPDTISQVSDSDSGCNCNPIPEIDNGISYDEWIKTPTSVVERRRQFRCWLGLSVDGMSGEDDPVDICASSDLSNGEIERITESSGAVLRTSVFKDEFSSYESCVPGLCGETVDSSNENFLCRNGNAEAETDCQQSNDRVVRLERLLMSREPEKSNSPCVSPVIGKLRHGELDKNGESPKKLNGVKSRFLSRLRSFTCVANGEGGCHDSMDNSPNLVQRSRVRRVKVRHCKKRLKELSALFMGQDIQAHEGSILSMKFSLDGQYLASAGEDKIVRVWQVVEDERSNEVDIPELDPSCMYFTVNHLSQLAPLATEKEINSSKLKGLKKTTDSACVIFPPKVFRILEKPLHVFQGHTGEILDLSWSKNNCLLSSSTDKTVRLWQVGNDLCLRVFSHSNYVTCIQFNPVNDEYFISGSIDGKVRIWAVNSGQVMDWTDIRDIVTAVSYRPDGKGGIIGCMAGSCRFFSLEGHEIQLKEQMCLATKKKSICKRITGFQFLPQDPSKVMVTCADSHVRILDGINVIGKYKGQRTAGNHLTATFTSDGKHIISASEDSNVYVWNCDIPKDYVSQPKVVRSSEFCSSDSSIAIPWSGLKTVNSDNGRHSGGLIQSSNNTLPFITSPYLSLGSELFLEAIPKGSATWPEEKLPMSSPRSVSSSGMCKSEYKFLKSSCQSSSNSHAWGLVIVTAGYDGRIRSFHNYGLPLPL; encoded by the exons ATGGGTAGTTTCAGTGATgatgaaggagaaggagaaggcgAATGTCGATTTTTCGATGCCCCGGATACCATTTCCCAGGTTTCTGATTCGGATTCGGGTTGTAACTGCAACCCGATTCCTGAAATTGACAATGGTATTAGCTATGATGAGTGGATTAAAACTCCCACAAGTGTAGTTGAAAGGCGTAGGCAATTCCGTTGTTGGTTGGGATTAAGTGTAGATGGAATGTCTGGAGAAGATGATCCAGTAGATATATGTGCAAGTTCTGATTTATCTAATGGAGAGATTGAAAGAATTACGGAGAGTAGTGGAGCCGTATTACGGACTTCAGTTTTTAAGGACGAATTTTCTTCTTACGAGTCTTGTGTGCCTGGTTTGTGTGGGGAAACTGTGGATTCATCAAATGAGAATTTCTTATGTAGAAATGGCAATGCTGAGGCAGAGACTGATTGCCAGCAAAGTAATGACAGAGTTGTTAGATTGGAACGACTGCTCATGTCTCGTGAGCCTGAGAAATCGAACTCTCCATGTGTGTCCCCCGTGATTGGGAAACTTCGACATGGAGAATTGGATAAAAATGGAGAAAGTCCGAAGAAACTGAATGGAGTTAAGAGTCGGTTTTTAAGCAGGCTACGTTCATTTACGTGCGTAGCAAATGGTGAAGGGGGATGTCATGATTCGATGGACAACAGTCCCAACCTTGTTCAGAGGTCTAGAGTTCGGAGGGTTAAAGTTCGCCATTGTAAGAAGCGGTTGAAGGAACTCTCTGCTCTTTTCATGGGGCAGGATATCCAGGCTCACGAGGGTTCGATTTTATCTATGAAATTCAGTCTTGATGGGCAGTACCTAGCTAGTGCTGGTGAAGATAAGATTGTCCGGGTGTGGCAAGTGGTTGAAGATGAGAGATCCAATGAAGTTGATATTCCAGAGTTGGATCCCTCATGTATGTATTTCACGGTGAATCATCTTTCTCAGCTGGCTCCTCTGGCGACAGAGAAAGAGATAAATAGTAGTAAGTTGAAGGGCCTTAAGAAAACAACAGATTCTGCCTGTGTCATTTTCCCACCAAAGGTCTTCCGAATTCTGGAAAAACCACTGCATGTGTTCCAAGGGCATACTGGGGAGATATTGGATCTCTCATGGTCAAAGAATAAT TGTTTGCTCTCATCATCAACAGACAAAACTGTTCGTCTGTGGCAAGTTGGAAATGATCTGTGCCTCAGGGTTTTTTCACATAGTAATTATG TGACTTGTATACAATTTAACCCGGTGAATGATGAATACTTCATCAGTGGATCAATAGATGGGAAAGTTCGAATTTGGGCCGTTAACAGCGGTCAAGTAATGGATTGGACAGATATCAGAGACATAGTGACTGCTGTTTCCTATCGTCCTGATGGAAAG GGTGGGATTATTGGCTGTATGGCAGGCAGTTGCCGTTTTTTCAGTTTAGAAG GTCATGAAATCCAATTAAAGGAGCAGATGTGCTTGGCCACTAAAAAGAAGTCAATTTGCAAAAGGATTACTGGCTTTCAG TTTCTTCCACAAGACCCATCTAAAGTAATGGTTACTTGTGCTGACTCTCATGTCAGAATCCTAGATGGCATCAATGTTATCGGCAAGTACAAAG GCCAGCGAACTGCAGGAAACCATCTCACTGCCACTTTCACTTCTGATGGAAAGCATATTATCTCTGCCTCTGAAGATTCTAATGTCTATGTATGGAACTGCGACATTCCCAAAGATTATGTATCTCAGCCTAAAGTGGTGAGGTCATCTGAGTTCTGCTCCAGTGATTCCTCCATTGCAATACCTTGGTCTGGCTTGAAAACTGTAAATTCAGATAATGGACGGCATTCTGGAGgacttattcaaagttcaaataaCACATTACCCTTCATTACCTCTCCTTATCTTTCCTTGGGTAGTGAGTTGTTCCTTGAGGCAATTCCAAAGGGATCGGCAACTTGGCCTGAAGAGAAGCTTCCCATGTCAAGTCCTCGGTCTGTGTCTTCTTCTGGGATGTGCAAATCTGAATACAAGTTTCTGAAAAGTTCTTGCCAGAGTTCATCCAATTCTCATGCATGGGGTTTAGTCATTGTTACTGCTGGCTACGATGGGCGAATAAGGTCATTTCATAATTATGGATTGCCTTTGCCACTTTGA